The bacterium genome window below encodes:
- a CDS encoding CAP domain-containing protein — MTLAALLLAGCKDSYDHVEAVDTVNGEPPFFLRSAAEREIDETVADLARRAGAPALSPDMNLHAAARNVALVVRESDPDKIPDLDGDVVKQAMTSMGVADNAFRSLVFNIRRPGDARTPLDANFRAELENGRNTHFGVGAARVLWPPMYVVAVLLTRRGVDLDPFPTQVDAGSTHPLKGRLLVGGDRLEIHVVGGRDDEVYGPAVGIGGYFEQEIAFDRAGPYNVEVVVTTWQGPEVAALFDVAARGGGDAAAAPKRLARVSVKTADAAVARTLELVNEARKNADLSPVSPDARLSRLAFEYAREIARTGLVAHVSPATGDAGDRAERAGIDYRRITENLGVDQSVEDIHEGLMRSPAHRRNILDPQVDLVGIGAVLAGGQIYIVQNFARLAPD, encoded by the coding sequence TTGACTCTGGCGGCATTACTCCTTGCCGGCTGCAAGGACTCCTACGATCACGTCGAGGCGGTCGATACCGTCAATGGCGAGCCGCCGTTTTTTCTGCGCAGTGCCGCCGAGCGCGAGATCGACGAGACGGTCGCCGACCTGGCGCGCCGCGCCGGCGCGCCGGCGCTTTCCCCGGACATGAATCTGCACGCCGCGGCGCGCAATGTTGCGCTTGTCGTGCGCGAGTCCGATCCCGACAAAATCCCCGATCTGGACGGCGACGTCGTCAAGCAGGCGATGACGAGCATGGGTGTTGCCGACAACGCGTTCCGCTCGCTTGTTTTCAACATCCGCCGTCCCGGCGACGCACGAACGCCGCTGGATGCCAACTTTCGCGCCGAACTCGAAAACGGCCGCAATACCCATTTCGGCGTCGGCGCGGCGCGCGTTTTGTGGCCGCCGATGTACGTGGTCGCGGTCCTGCTTACGCGCAGGGGCGTCGATCTCGATCCGTTCCCCACCCAGGTGGACGCCGGATCGACGCATCCGCTGAAAGGGCGGCTACTCGTAGGCGGCGACCGGCTCGAGATTCACGTGGTCGGCGGTCGGGACGATGAGGTTTACGGCCCCGCGGTCGGCATCGGCGGGTATTTCGAGCAGGAAATCGCGTTCGATCGCGCCGGCCCCTACAACGTGGAGGTCGTCGTCACCACCTGGCAGGGGCCGGAGGTCGCCGCGCTTTTTGACGTCGCGGCGCGGGGCGGCGGCGACGCGGCCGCCGCGCCAAAACGCCTTGCGCGCGTGTCCGTGAAAACGGCCGACGCGGCGGTCGCGCGGACGTTGGAACTCGTCAACGAGGCGAGGAAAAACGCGGATCTTTCACCGGTTTCGCCCGATGCGCGCCTTTCCCGCCTGGCGTTCGAATACGCGCGCGAGATCGCCCGCACCGGCCTTGTCGCGCACGTTTCCCCGGCGACAGGCGATGCCGGCGACCGTGCGGAGCGCGCGGGCATCGACTATCGCCGCATCACCGAAAATCTCGGCGTCGATCAGAGCGTCGAGGATATCCACGAAGGGCTGATGCGCTCGCCGGCGCACCGCCGGAACATCCTCGACCCCCAGGTCGATCTCGTGGGAATCGGGGCCGTTCTGGCCGGCGGACAGATCTATATCGTTCAGAATTTCGCCCGTTTGGCGCCAGACTAG